In the genome of Motacilla alba alba isolate MOTALB_02 unplaced genomic scaffold, Motacilla_alba_V1.0_pri HiC_scaffold_35, whole genome shotgun sequence, the window tgattttggggttaaaCGTGGattatttttggggtgaaacgtggatgattttggggtttttttgggtccCAGGCCGAGGCCATGCTGTGCACGGCGCTGGTCACGGCCGGCAGCCTgagggctgattttggggttgtttttggggtGAAATGTAGATTATTTTGGGGGTTCCAGGCCGAGGCCATGCTGTGCACGGCGCTGGTCATGGCCGGCAGCCTGGCGCTCACCACGGCCGTGGTGGCCCACGCCTACTACCTGAAGCACCAGTTCTACCCCACCGTGGTGTACCTCACCAAGTCCAGCCCCAGCATGGCCGTGAGTGCTCCCTCCCTTATTAATCACCCCTAATTAACCCCTCGTCAGCCCGGGCCCTGCCTCACTTCTGCTTTTGGGGGCCGCGGGGGGGGGTGAGGAGCTCCCCCCAACGCCCCGGGGACGGCAGCGGGGCCGGTTCCACCCATCCTTCCCCATCCCCGGGTTTCGGGGCGCCTGGATCCCCCCCGGGCCGTCCCCGAAATGTCCTCGGggggctcctggccctgcaggtgCTCTACATCCAGGCCTTCGTGCTGGTGTTCCTGCTGGGCAAGTTCATGGGCAAGGTTTTCTTCGGGCAGCTGCGCGCGGCCGAGATGGAGGTGAGAGCTCCGGGGGGGTTTGGGCTCCTCGAGGGCTTTGCTGCTGATTTTGGGGGGACTTTTGGACCCCAGAGGGTCTTTGGTGCTGATTTAGAGGCAGTTTTGGACTCCAGAAGCTTTTTGGTACAGGCTGGGGGGATTTGCTGCCATTTTGAGATGAATTTATGACCCCAGAAAGGCTTTGGTGCTGTTTGGGGGCAGAATTGATgagttttggggtgaattttgaACTCCCAGAGTCTTTGGTCTccattttggggtgaattttcAACCCCCAGGGTTTTTGGGCTCcgttttggggtgaattttggctTTTGGGCCCcgttttggggtgaattttggggttttggggtccagcctggggctgcccctgatCCTGTCCCTCAGCACCTCCTGGAGCGCTCGTGGTACGCGGTGACCGAGACCTGCCTGGCCTTCACCGTCTTCAGGGACGACTTCAGCCCGCGCTTCGTCGCCCTCTtcaccctcctcctcttcctcaagTGCTTCCACTGGCTGGCCGAGGACCGCGTGGATTTCGTGAGTGTTGGCAGCAGGGAAACAGCTCAAAAACCGCCCGGAAAAACCCCGGATCCAGCCCGAAACCAGCCCAAAAATCAGCCAGAATCAACACAAAATCAGCCCGAAACCAGCCCAAAATCAGCCAGAATCAACACAAACCCAGCCCGAAACCAGCCCAAAATCAGCCAGAATCaacccaaaatcagcccaaaaatCAGCCCAAAAATCAGCCGGAATcaacccaaacccagcccaaaaATCAGCCAGaatcagcccaaaatcagcccaaaaatAACCTGAAATCAActcaaaaataacccaaaatcaGCCTGAACCACcccaaaaataacccaaaagcAGCCCAAACCAACCTGAAAGCAACCCTAAAAATAACTCAAagccaccccaaaaatcccccaaaatcagCCTGAAATGAACCCAAAATCAGCCTGAACCACCCCAAAAATTATCCCAAATCCGCGTAAACCcgcccaaaacccccccaaaaacccccaaaaccaacccaaacccaccCTGAGACCCCCCCAAGCTCCCCAAAGCTCCCCAAGCCCCCCCTGAGACCCCCCAAGCCTGCCCAGGCCCCGTTTCCCGATGGAAAACGGGAATTTCCTCCCCCGCAGATGGAGCGGAGCCCCAACATCTCGTGGCTCTTCCACTTCCGGATCGTCTGTGAGTGCTCCTCATTTGCATAATTTTGGGGAACGACCCGGGGCGTGCTGGGGCCTGATAAAACCCCACGAGCCCTAATCAGCGGCGGCTCGTTAACGAGGGGGGGTTAACGAGCTCCGTGGAGGGAAAACGAAGCTCTGGAGCCACGGCTGGAAAAAcgggggggaaaaggggatttggggatttacTGCCCAAATCTGGGAAAGGGGATTTAGGGGTGTCTAAACCgaattttggaaggaattttgtgcttcccaaaaccagaaaaatgggatttaggGGTGTCTAAAGCGACTTTGGAAGGAACTTTGTGTTTCCCAGAACTGGAAGAACAGGATTTAGGGGTGTCTGAACCCATTTTTGAAGGGATTCCGGGGCTGGGGGCGCAGAGAGCCGCTAATTAAGCTCCTCGTTAGCGGTGGGCTGTGGgaccctccccccccccccacccagGGGTGCCCCCCCTTCATTCCGGGGGGTCTTTTCCCAGCCCTGATGTTCCTGCTGGGAATCCTGGACTTCCTCTTCGTCAGCCACGCCTACCACAGCATCCTGACCCGCGGCGCCTCCGTCCAGCTGGTCTTCGGCTTCGAGGTGGGTTGGGGGGATCCCGGGTGGGTTGGGGGGATCCCGGGGGTCCCCAGGGCCCCAggggggcgggcgggggtccCACGcgccccccgtgccccccgcAGTACGCCATCCTGATGACCATGGTGCTGACGGTGTTCGTCAAGTACGTGCTGCACTCCATCGACCTGCAGAGCGACAACCCCTGGGACAACAAGGCCGTCTTCATGCTCTACACCGAGCTCTTCACCGGTACCGGCCTCCGGGGGCTCGGGGTGGGCTtgggggggctcggggggggcTTTGGGGGTCTCAGGGTGGGCTTGAGGAGCTCAGGGTGGGcttggggggctcagggtggtTTCGGGGAGCTCAGGGTGAGTTTGGGGCTCAGGGAAGGCTCAGAGTTTTGGTGTTGATCTGGGTTTGGGTCCTCAACGAAGACTTGGAAGTGGTGGTGGTGCTCAACTGGCCTTGGTTGGTCAGCCAACACTTGCTCAGCTggtcccctcacctgtcccaaaACTGGCCCAGATGGCTTTGGGGTGCCCCAGCTGTCCCAAAATTGGCCCAGGTGGCTTTGGGGTGCCCCAGCTGTCCCAAAATTGGCCCAGGTGGCTTTGGGGtgccccagctgtccccagctgtccccagcaagCCGCCgtggctcctgcagggctggtcAAGGTGCTGCTCTACATGGCCTTCATGACCATCATGATCAAGGTGCACACCTTCCCGCTCTTCGCCATCCGCCCCATGTACCTGGCCATGAGGTGAGGCCCCCGGCCGGGGACGCTCCTGGGTCTGATCCTGATCCCAATCctgatcccatcccaatccTGATCCCAATCCTGATCCCAAACCTAATCCCaatcctgatcccaatcccgatcccaatcccgatcccatCCCTGATCCCATTCCTAATCCCGATCCTGatcccattcctgatcccaATCCTGATCCCAATCCTGATCCCATCCCGATTCCAATCCCATCCCCGTCCCGATcccatcccgatcccgatcccaatcccgatcccactctctgctccaggcagttCAAGAAGGCCGTCACCGACGCCATCATGTCCCGCCGGGCCATCCGCAACATGAACACGCTGTGAGTGCCCAGgaccccaaatcctgggaaACCCTGCACCCATCCACCCCAgaaccccaaatcctgggaaaaCCCCTGCATTcatccaccccaaatcccaggaaaatccctgcatccaccccaaatcctgggaaACCCTGCACCCATCCACCCCAgaaccccaaatcctgggaaaaCCCCTGCATTcatccaccccaaatcccaggaaaatccctgcatccaccccaaatcctgggaaACCCTGCACCcatccaccccaaaaccccaaatccttgGAAACCCTGCACCCATCCACCCAAAACCTCAAATCCTGGGGGAAGTCTGGTGCCTGATGGTCCTGGGCACCACTGGGtaactgggatgaactgggatgggactgggatggggctgggagcactgggagtgTTTGGCACCATTGGGAAATCAACCAAAACCCGTTGAACACAGCCCAAAGTCCCTTTTCCCCCTAAACTGCCCCAAGCTGGGGGATTtttgggcagagctgtggatttttgggatcagctgtgggattttgggatcagctgtgggattttgggatcagctgtgggatttcaggatcagctgtgggattttgggatcagcTGTGGAATTTTGGGGTCAGCTGTGGGATTTCGGGATCAGCTGTGGGATTTCGGGAtcagctgtgggattttgggatcagctgtgggattttggggtcagctgtgggattttggggtcagctgtgggattttgggatcagctgtgggattttggggtcagcTGTGGGATTTCGGGGTCAGCTGTGGATTTCGGGGtcagctgtgggattttggggtcagctgtgggattttggggtcagcTGTGGGATTTCGGGGTCAGCTGTGGATTTCGGGGtcagctgtgggattttggggtcagctgtgggattttggggtcagcTGTGGGATTTCAGGGTCAGCTGTGGGATTTCAGGGTCAGCCGTGGGATTTCGGGGTCAGCCGTGGGATTTCGGGGTCAGCCCTGGTCTCCTGGCCCAGGTACCCCGACGCCACGGCCGAGGAGCTGCAGGCCATGGACAACGTGTGCATCATCTGCCGCGAGGAGATGGTGACGGGCGCCAAGCGCCTGCCCTGCAACCACATCTTCCACACCAGGTGCTGCTTCCcggatttggggctttttggggcattttggggtggttttggggggtcagtgccacagctctgccagcctgcaaCGGcgatcctgatcctgatcctgatcccaatTTCAATCCTGATTCTGATCCTGATCCCAGTTCCaatcctgatcccaatcccatcctgATCTCATCCCAgtcctgatcctgatcctgtCTTGATCCCAGTCCTGATCCCAGTCCtaatccccatcccatcccatccctatcctgatcccatcccagtcctgatcctgatcccatCTTGATCCCAATGCTGATCCCCATCCTGATTCCAGTCCTGGTCCCAGTCCTGATCCTGATCCaaatcctgatcctgatcccaatcctgatcccattcccatccccatcccaatccccatcctgatcccattcccatccccatcccaatccccatcCTGATCCCAttctcatccccatcccaatccccatcctgatcccattcccatccccatcccgatCCCCATCTCCGCAGCGGTGATTAATGAGCTCATTAGTTAATTCAGGATTAATTAACAGGATTAATTAACGGGGTTCATTAGTGGGGGAAGGGTTAAACTCCCCTGGGGGGTCGGAGGGACACGGAGGGGTCTCGGGGGCCGGCAGCTGGCAAGAGGGGAGTTAATTAACGGGTTAATTACAGCCAGGGGAATGAAGCGGCGGGAGTTTCGTTAATGAACATGTTAATTAAGAGGTTAATTAACCCCGCAGCTGCCTGCGCTCGTGGTTCCAGCGGCAGCAGACGTGCCCCACGTGCCGCATGGACGTGCTCCGCGCCTCGCTGCCCCCGCAGCCGCCCCCCGAgcccgcggcggcggcaccggcagCGGCCCCGGCACAGCCCCCCAACTGTGAgtgacaccctggggacagggaccccagCTGTGAgtgacaccctggggacagggaccccagCTGTGAGTGACACCCCGGGGACAGGGACCCCAGCTGTGAgtgacaccctggggacaggggacagggcacagggaccccaGCTGTGAgtgacaccctggggacagggcacagggaccccaGCTGTGAGTGACACcccggggacagggacagggacaccaaCTGTGAGTGACACCccggggacaggggcagggacaccaacTGTGAGTGGCCAGTGCTGGGTGGACaaagggacagggaggggaggcCCTGTGGGCAGCCAGGGGTGTTCCCATGGGGGTGTTTCCACCTGGGACATCCCCACAGGGACACCCCACAGGGACACCCCACAGGGACACCCCACAGTGACATCTCCATGGGGACATCCCCACAGTGACATTGCAGCCTGGGGCATTCCCCGCTGTGACGCTTGGGGTCTCTTTGGGGTCCCTTTGGGGTCCCTTTGGGGTCTCTTTGGGGTCCCTTTGGGGTCGGGGTTTGGTGCCCGGCTCTCAGCGCTGCCGGTCCCGCAgttccccaggggctgctccctcccttcccgCCGGGGATGTTCCCGTTCTGGCCGCCCGTGGGGCCCttcccgcccggccccgctgctgccCAGGCCCCGCCGGGCCCTGACGGCGCTGCCGCGGCCCCCGGAGCCGCTCCCGGTGAGTCCCGCCCCGAAtcctgccccaaatcccaccctgccCCTTTTCCTACCCCAAATCCCACAAGTCCCACCCCCTTCCCACAAGTTTTCCCACCAAATCCCTCCCAAACCCaaccccttccctctcctcaccCCGAACACCCCATTTCCCACCCTGAACCCTTTCTGTcccgtgtccccgcaggtgctcgtcccggtgccggtgccagTCCCGGTGCCAgtcccggtgccggtgctgcggggccggagccgggcggtgccggggcggtgccggggctgccgctgccgccgccctGGGTGGGGATGCCGTGGCCACCGCTCTTCGGTAGGAACGGGGATTGGGGActgggggtttgggattggggatttggggactgGGGATTGGCGATTTGGGATTGGGGATTTTGGATTGGGGATTTTTGGAATTCAGGAATTCAGAGATTCGGGATTTGGGGACCCCGGGACAGACCCCCGTGCCCTCATTCCCCAGGGGTGCCGCCCATGGCAGGGactggggatttggggattgggaatttgggaattcagggatttggggatttgggaatttggagAGTCtcgggatttgggatttggggaccCCAGGATTGACCCCCTCTGCCCCGTGCCCAGGGGTGCCGCCCGTGCCggtgatttggggtttggggattgggaaattgggaattcagggatttgggggatcccaggattgggaatttggggatccCACGATTTGGGGACCCCAGGAGTgaccccctgtgccccaggagTGCCCCCCATGCCGGTGCCCCCCGCCGGCTTCGCGGGGCTGACGGAGGAGGAGCTGCGGGCCATGGAGGGCCACGAGCGGCAGCACCTGGAGGCGCggctgcagtgcctgcacaACATCCACACGCTGCTGGACGCCGCCATGCTGCAGATCAACCAGTACCTGGGCGTGCTGGCCTCCCTCGGGTACCGGGGCACTGGGacggactgggagggactgggaatggagtgggagggactgggagggactgggagggactgggaatggactgggagggactgggaatggactgggaatggactgggagggactgggagggactgggggacACAGATCAACCAGTACCTGGGCGTGCTGGCCTCCCTCAGGTACcgggggggactgggagggactgggagggactgggattggactgggatcactgggattggactgggagcactgaaagggactgggagcactgggagggttCAGTGCTGCCAGTCCCCCCCTCCCCCATCCCGGGAATTTGGGGTAACTCTGGGATtcccccccaggaccccccgAGCCGccccccggccgccccccgcccgtGAGACCCCCCCGGAGGAGCCCCCGGCGCCGGGACCCTCGGGAGCCTCGGGAGCCTCGGGAGCCTCGGGAGGCAGCGGAGGCAGCGGTGCGTGAGGAGCCCCCAGATGGGGCTGGACTGGGCTGAACTGGGTCAGACTGGTGCTGAACTGGGTTAAATTGGTTTAAACTGGTGCTGCACCGGTACAAACCGGTATAAACTGGTACAAACTGGTTTGAACTGGTTCGAACCGGCTGTGCCCGGCGTCTCCCGCAGATGCGGCCCCggctgaggatgaggaggacGCGGCCGAAGGCGCCGAGCCCCGCGAGGGCCCCGACACGGCCGagctgcggcggcggcgcctgcagaggctggggacCCCCCCCCACTGACCGGGacccccccaggacccccagagTGACCCGAGatccccccaggaccccccaaactGACCAGGAcaccccccaggaccccccaaaccGGTCTGAGATCCCCCCCCTCAcctcccccctccccatttTCTGCCGGAATTCCCGGCTGGAAGTGAATCCCCGTCCCCTTGGTGACCCCAGCCCCGTTTCCCCAGCCCCCGacccctttcccctccctcttctctctgttttccccattttcccccaattttaCTCcgtttcccccattttttcctaatttccctctagttttttctgaattttcctcCATGTTTTCCCAATtcctccccattttccccaatttccctcaatttttcctcatttcccccccatttttcccaattCCCCCCGattttcctcaatttttcctcatttcccccccatttttcccaatttcctcccaattttcctcaatttttcctcattttcctcccatttttcccattttccccccagtttttcCCAATTCccccctgtttttccccctttccccccaaCTCTCCCTCTCCCCCGAGCCGGGGTCGGgtccctgctgttccctgggggttttggggtgtcccccccatcccaaatccacccTGGGGGGGCTTTGACCCCTGACCCCGACTGGCCCCGGGAATTTGGGAGCCCCCTGGCACTTCGGGGTCCCCTCCCGTGGGAATTTTGTCTCCCCAGAGGGAATTTTGGGCTCCtcagagggaattttggggtccccagaCGGAATTTTGGGCTCCCCAGATGGAATTTTGGGCTCCCCACCCCCCGGATTTGGGTCCCGCCCGTTGGAATTTCGGGATTTTCCCgagaatttgggaattttcGGGTCTCCTCCGTGGAATTTCGGGAATTCTGCCCCCCCCCCATTAACAGTATTAACCCCTTCCCCGCCGCTCCGCTCCCAAACTGGTTTGTCCTGGTTTGCGCTGCCGGGGCTCGCCGTTCCTCGCTGCCTTTTGCCCGAATCCGCCCGGTTTTGGCCCAAATCCTcgccgccggcccggccgcgcccccAGTGCCTCCGGAACCCCAAATTctcagggaaaaacccaaaactccgCAACCCCGCGGCCGGACTCGAGGGGAAACGGCGCCTTCTGCGCCCCGACGGGGCCGGGGCACTTTTGGGGCAAAAAGGAGCCGGATTGGGATTTGCAGTTTGAGGCggattttttttgctcttccttttgtttttccgggcGGTTTTGGCCCCAGCTGGAGCGGCTCGGTGAGGAATTTGGCAATAACGAAGCGGCGCCGCTTCGGGAGTTGATTTGGAACccttctgtgttgtttttttacCCGTTTTGAGCCAAaatcttttttgggggggttttttttgggtgaTTCCTTCAAAATTGCCTCGTTTTGGGGTGAAGCCacggggagggggaggggagggatggtCCCGGGGGGCTCTGGGCCCCAAAATCGCTCCTTTTCCCCCCGAAGCGGTGGCGGAATTATTTAATTTGTAAATAATGTACAAATTTTTACCGGCTCCGGTGTAAATACAATAAAGCTTGCAGTAAAGCTCGGCTCCTCCCGCCCGCCAGGGGGcgcgcggccgccccgccctCGTCTCTATGGTCCTCCCTCATCGTCTCTATGGTGGATCAACCATAGAGACCACCGCTTGTACAGGTTTATAGTGGTGTCGCACCCGCCAGAGTCTCTGCGGTTTTTACTggtactggtctgtactggtttatactggttttcactggtttatactggtgtTTTCCCCAATGGGCCTCCCCGGCTTCTCCTTCCTGTCTCTATGGTTGTggcggcagcagcagaagcCGCTCTGGCCGCCTTGCTCGTCTCTATGGTTCTCCCGCCGCCGTTGCTCCTCTATGGCGGCCGCGCCGCGGGTCCTCCCGCCCGCCAGGCGTCGCCGCCTCCCCGGCGGCCGCTCTGTGCCGCCACATCCGGGTCCCGCGCGGCGCGATGGCGGCGGAGGGGCCCGAGGAGGGAcccgggggctccgggggtACCGGGGAGGCGATggacggggacggggacggCGGTGAGACCCCGGGAACGGGCGGGGGGGAGGTACCGGGGAGGGcccgaggggctgggggtgaggggggggctggggggccgCGATGGAGGCGAGACCTGAGGGGGCtctgaggggatttggggcaaTTGCGGCGTCTGAGAGGGGTTTTGGGGCTCTGAGGGGGCTTGGGgtgagggaggagctggggcaggcgAGATGTGAGGGGGCTTGGGGGATTTGGTGGCtctgaggggatttgggatgctcggaggagattttgggggtttggggaggtCTGGGGGGACTGAGGGGATATTGGGGTGGGGGGGGCGAGGtctgagggggtttgggggggtttgaggggattttgggtggtctgaggggatttggggggctctgagggggctgtggggagggtcAGGAGCCCCCCAGGTGGGAGGGGGATGATTTGGGGGGGGGGACAGAAccagggggctctggggggggggaggggcagagctgtgccccctcccctcccccctccaTTCACCGTGCCCCCTCCCCCCCATTTCTCCCAGCCCCCCCGGCCGAGCCGCCCCCTCCCGCGCCCCCCGATCCCGGTCCGGATCCCGGTGCCGATCCCGGTGCCGATCCCGGTGCCGATCCCGGTgccgccccctcccccccccgGCGGCGCTGAACGGGGCCCCTCcccccgcggagccgccgccgttCCCGGCCGAGTTCCAGCGGCTCTGGGGGGCggcccagggcagcccccaCGACTTCGGCGCCTGGACCGAGCTGCTGGCCTACGTGGAGC includes:
- the SYVN1 gene encoding E3 ubiquitin-protein ligase synoviolin isoform X2, producing the protein MLCTALVMAGSLALTTAVVAHAYYLKHQFYPTVVYLTKSSPSMAVLYIQAFVLVFLLGKFMGKVFFGQLRAAEMEPGAAPDPVPQHLLERSWYAVTETCLAFTVFRDDFSPRFVALFTLLLFLKCFHWLAEDRVDFMERSPNISWLFHFRIVSLMFLLGILDFLFVSHAYHSILTRGASVQLVFGFEYAILMTMVLTVFVKYVLHSIDLQSDNPWDNKAVFMLYTELFTGLVKVLLYMAFMTIMIKVHTFPLFAIRPMYLAMRQFKKAVTDAIMSRRAIRNMNTLYPDATAEELQAMDNVCIICREEMVTGAKRLPCNHIFHTSCLRSWFQRQQTCPTCRMDVLRASLPPQPPPEPAAAAPAAAPAQPPNFPQGLLPPFPPGMFPFWPPVGPFPPGPAAAQAPPGPDGAAAAPGAAPGARPGAGASPGASPGAGAAGPEPGGAGAVPGLPLPPPWVGMPWPPLFGVPPMPVPPAGFAGLTEEELRAMEGHERQHLEARLQCLHNIHTLLDAAMLQINQYLGVLASLGTPRAAPRPPPARETPPEEPPAPGPSGASGASGASGGSDAAPAEDEEDAAEGAEPREGPDTAELRRRRLQRLGTPPH
- the SYVN1 gene encoding E3 ubiquitin-protein ligase synoviolin isoform X3, with amino-acid sequence MLCTALVMAGSLALTTAVVAHAYYLKHQFYPTVVYLTKSSPSMAVLYIQAFVLVFLLGKFMGKVFFGQLRAAEMEHLLERSWYAVTETCLAFTVFRDDFSPRFVALFTLLLFLKCFHWLAEDRVDFMERSPNISWLFHFRIVSLMFLLGILDFLFVSHAYHSILTRGASVQLVFGFEYAILMTMVLTVFVKYVLHSIDLQSDNPWDNKAVFMLYTELFTGLVKVLLYMAFMTIMIKVHTFPLFAIRPMYLAMRQFKKAVTDAIMSRRAIRNMNTLYPDATAEELQAMDNVCIICREEMVTGAKRLPCNHIFHTSCLRSWFQRQQTCPTCRMDVLRASLPPQPPPEPAAAAPAAAPAQPPNFPQGLLPPFPPGMFPFWPPVGPFPPGPAAAQAPPGPDGAAAAPGAAPGARPGAGASPGASPGAGAAGPEPGGAGAVPGLPLPPPWVGMPWPPLFGVPPMPVPPAGFAGLTEEELRAMEGHERQHLEARLQCLHNIHTLLDAAMLQINQYLGVLASLGTPRAAPRPPPARETPPEEPPAPGPSGASGASGASGGSGGSDAAPAEDEEDAAEGAEPREGPDTAELRRRRLQRLGTPPH
- the SYVN1 gene encoding E3 ubiquitin-protein ligase synoviolin isoform X1, which translates into the protein MLCTALVMAGSLALTTAVVAHAYYLKHQFYPTVVYLTKSSPSMAVLYIQAFVLVFLLGKFMGKVFFGQLRAAEMEPGAAPDPVPQHLLERSWYAVTETCLAFTVFRDDFSPRFVALFTLLLFLKCFHWLAEDRVDFMERSPNISWLFHFRIVSLMFLLGILDFLFVSHAYHSILTRGASVQLVFGFEYAILMTMVLTVFVKYVLHSIDLQSDNPWDNKAVFMLYTELFTGLVKVLLYMAFMTIMIKVHTFPLFAIRPMYLAMRQFKKAVTDAIMSRRAIRNMNTLYPDATAEELQAMDNVCIICREEMVTGAKRLPCNHIFHTSCLRSWFQRQQTCPTCRMDVLRASLPPQPPPEPAAAAPAAAPAQPPNFPQGLLPPFPPGMFPFWPPVGPFPPGPAAAQAPPGPDGAAAAPGAAPGARPGAGASPGASPGAGAAGPEPGGAGAVPGLPLPPPWVGMPWPPLFGVPPMPVPPAGFAGLTEEELRAMEGHERQHLEARLQCLHNIHTLLDAAMLQINQYLGVLASLGTPRAAPRPPPARETPPEEPPAPGPSGASGASGASGGSGGSDAAPAEDEEDAAEGAEPREGPDTAELRRRRLQRLGTPPH